In Malus sylvestris chromosome 15, drMalSylv7.2, whole genome shotgun sequence, a single genomic region encodes these proteins:
- the LOC126603560 gene encoding uncharacterized protein LOC126603560 isoform X5 translates to MMMASRTPGTPRAKKEKIVVLVCLRPLSKREELAKEQVSWDCLGDNTIVYKPPPHERSAQSTSFTFDKVFGPGSTEAVYEEGVRNVALSSLMGINATIFAYGQSGSGKTYTMRRIMEKAVDDIYNHMIKTPEREFAIKISGLEIYNENVRDLLNTESVGNLKLLDDPEKGIVVEKLVEEAASSHQHLRSLIGICEAQREVGETALNENSSRSHQIIRLTIESTVRESLDCRTSFVASLNFVDLAGSERAPDTHADGVRLREGCHINLSLMTLTNVIRKLSAGKLSGHIPYRDSKLTRILQHSLGGNARTAIICTLSPALSHAEQSRNTLFFATQAKEVTNDASVNTVVSDKQLVKHLQKQVAKLEAELYTLYPLRERIQQMEMEMEDLRSERDLARSQADELRHKLEVQSLYPLELPHRSVDNYLSYTGVLPTSFYAKELGDCDTATNARTKHSIRHSATPPFMPRREVLKHEISSEQLSEEPSRALKLEVLYKSKLVIGGFSFQNLAFRFLEDLFRPREVTGDVLEQIKNEPVKHNIVPLLGCWQEDEAEVDGGFHLEPGTSNAASPDVSAVEYDHISEHVFHVQVEHPADRYEKKAISDEAKELMDCHRETSDSGAFRNGKIDVSVENRDFLGFLCSNGGQLLICNTSNCPFVFHQNFLDSDLICYKKGKYYCPICSYSLAYENRLGEIEEKLSRKAVAFDEVFSGCTDGCTVNEQMNARNENGYGCDCQFDDAQVHNQFVGVEDNEIKEGTEFEVEDENNGGNSVSCRGEGTNEIIRAGSGHPCVSELLELQQDEETAVEENSGENEEDEGGKRVFVEKEDEIENAELMQPESMELPSNTIVLSDTESPLVHKRREDNEIKEGMKFVEVEDENNDVDTVSCRDEGTNEVIRGDSEHPCVSELLELQQDEETAVEENSDKNEEDEGGKKVFAEKEDEIENAELMQPESMEVPLNTIVLSDTESPVVHKRREYNEIKEGMKFEVEDENNDSDSVSCRGEGTNEVIRGDSEHPCVSELLELQQDEETAVEENSDKNEEDEGGKRVFAEKENEIKNAELMQPESLEMPSNTIVLSDTESPVVHKNHEKAPKSFTIVLSDSSESDASDTWSPSMEPEVSDTRPPLLGEIQPKHKGQKTREFGNQPTSSNLPLPRTRRRMRLYWTREEEEKLKELVNSFPTTGKYRCWKKILENGRDVFHKDRTPNDLRNKWGKMRVKGNAEF, encoded by the exons ATGATGATGGCTTCCAGAACTCCTGGAACGCCAAGAGCTAAGAAGGAGAAGATTGTTGTTTTAGTGTGTTTAAGGCCTCTAAGCAAAAGGGAGGAACTTGCAAAAGAACAAGTTTCGTGGGATTGCCTAGGCGATAACACCATTGTTTATAAACCCCCGCCTCACGAACGTTCCGCTCAATCCACCTCGTTTACTTTTG ATAAAGTTTTCGGTCCTGGTTCAACCGAAGCAGTATATGAGGAAGGAGTGAGAAATGTTGCCTTGTCTTCTCTGATGGGAATTAACG CAACTATATTTGCTTATGGACAAAGTGGCAGTGGCAAGACATACACAATGAGACGAATAATGGAAAAAGCTGTGGATGATATCTACAACCATATGATAAAG ACTCCAGAGAGAGAGTTTGCAATAAAAATTTCAGGACTTGAGATATACAATGAGAATGTCCGCGACTTGCTGAATACAGAATCTGTTGGTAATTTAAAGCTTTTAGATGATCCAGAG AAAGGAATCGTGGTTGAGAAATTGGTGGAGGAAGCTGCAAGCAGTCATCAGCATCTGAGAAGTTTAATCGGAATTTGCGAGG CTCAAAGAGAAGTTGGTGAAACTGCTCTAAATGAAAACAGTTCACGGTCTCATCAAATAATAAGGCTG ACAATTGAAAGTACAGTCCGTGAAAGTTTAGACTGCAGGACGTCTTTCGTTGCAAGCCTG AATTTTGTAGACCTAGCTGGAAGTGAAAGAGCTCCAGATACGCATGCAGACGGTGTTAGGCTAAGGGAAGGCTGCCATATTAACCTTAGTTTGATGACACTTACTAACGTTATCAGAAAGCTCAG TGCTGGAAAATTAAGTGGTCATATACCTTACCGAGACTCAAAGCTCACTCGCATATTGCAACATTCTCTTGGAGGAAACGCTCGCACTGCCATCATATGTACCTTGAGTCCAGCACTGAGCCACGCTGAACAATCTCGAAACACTCTCTTCTTTGCTACACAGGCAAAGGAGGTAACAAATGATGCCAGCGTGAACACG GTTGTATCAGACAAGCAGCTAGTCAAACACTTGCAAAAGCAAGTAGCTAAGCTGGAAGCAGAGCTGTACACCCTTTATCCATTGAGGGAAAGAATTCAGCAG ATGGAAATGGAAATGGAGGATTTGAGAAGCGAAAGAGATTTGGCTCGATCTCAGGCGGATGAGTTACGCCATAAACTTGAGGTTCAG AGTTTATATCCATTGGAATTACCTCATCGCTCTGTGGACAACTATCTCTCCTACACTGGTGTGCTACCAACATCATTTTATGCCAAGGAACTAGGAGATTGTGATACAGCAACAAATGCAAGGACCAAGCACTCCATTAGGCACTCGGCAACTCCTCCTTTCATGCCAAGACGTGAAGTTCTAAAACATGAAATCTCATCAGAGCAACTTTCGGAGGAACCAAGTCGAGCTCTAAAACTAGAAGTGCTTTACAAAAGCAAATTGGTGATTGGAGGATTTAGCTTTCAAAATTTAGCTTTCAG GTTCTTGGAGGATTTATTTCGTCCTCGTGAGGTTACTGGTGATGTTTTGGAACAAATTAAGAACGAG CCTGTAAAACATAACATAGTTCCGTTGCTCGGATGTTGGCAAGAAGATGAAGCCGAAGTTGATGGTGGCTTTCATCTTGAACCAGGAACATCAAATGCTGCTTCTCCAGATGTATCTGCTGTAGAATATGACCATATCagtgaacatgtttttcatgttcaaGTAGAACATCCTGCAGATAGATATGAGAAGAAGGCTATTTCTGATGAAGCCAAAGAGCTCATGGATTGTCATAGGGAGACAAGTGACAGCGGTGCATTCCGTAATGGGAAGATTGATGTCTCCGTGGAAAATCGTGATTTCTTGGGCTTCCTATGTAGCAATGGTGGTCAGCTGCTGAtttgtaatacaagtaattgcCCTTTCGTATTTCATCAGAACTTCTTGGATTCTGACTTAATATGCTATAAGAAGGGTAAATATTACTGCCCCATCTGTTCATATTCTCTTGCTTATGAGAATAGGCTGGGTGAGAtagaagaaaagttgagcagaAAGGCAGTGGCTTTTGATGAAGTCTTCTCCGGCTGTACTGATGGTTGTACCGTTAATGAACAAATGAATGCGCGAAATGAAAATGGTTATGGTTGTGACTGTCAATTTGACGATGCTCAAGTTCATAACCAATTTGTCGGAGTGGAAGACAATGAGATCAAAGAAGGGACGGAGTTTGAGGTTGAAGATGAGAACAATGGTGGCAACAGTGTCAGTTGTAGAGGTGAAGGCACCAATGAAATAATTAGAGCAGGTTCTGGACACCCATGCGTATCTGAACTGCTTGAGTTGCAACAGGATGAGGAAACTGCTGTCGAAGAAAATTCAGgcgaaaatgaagaagatgaaggtggGAAAAGGGTGTTTGTGGAGAAAGAAGACGAAATTGAGAATGCAGAACTTATGCAACCAGAATCAATGGAATTGCCCTCAAATACCATTGTTCTATCTGACACGGAGTCTCCTTTAGTGCATAAAAGAAGGGAAGACAATGAGATCAAGGAAGGGATGAAGTTTGTTGAGGTTGAAGATGAGAACAATGATGTTGACACTGTCAGTTGTAGAGATGAAGGCACCAATGAAGTAATTAGAGGAGATTCGGAACACCCGTGCGTATCTGAACTGCTTGAGTTGCAACAGGATGAGGAAACTGCTGTCGAAGAAAATTCAgacaaaaatgaagaagatgaaggtgggaaaaaggTGTTTGCGGAGAAAGAAGACGAAATTGAGAATGCAGAACTTATGCAACCAGAATCAATGGAAGTGCCCTTAAATACCATTGTTCTATCTGACACAGAGTCTCCTGTAGTGCATAAAAGAAGGGAATACAATGAGATCAAAGAAGGGATGAAGTTTGAGGTTGAAGATGAGAACAATGATAGTGACAGTGTCAGTTGTAGAGGTGAAGGCACCAATGAAGTAATTAGAGGAGATTCGGAACACCCGTGCGTATCTGAACTGCTTGAGTTGCAACAGGATGAGGAAACTGCTGTTGAAGAAAATTCAgacaaaaatgaagaagatgaaggtggGAAAAGGGTGTTTGCGGAGAAAGAAAACGAAATTAAGAATGCAGAACTTATGCAACCAGAATCTCTGGAAATGCCCTCAAATACCATTGTTCTATCTGACACAGAGTCTCCTGTAGTGCATAAAAACCACGAAAAAGCGCCAAAGAGTTTTACCATCGTTCTGTCTGATTCCTCGGAATCTGATGCTTCAGATACTTGGTCTCCTTCCATGGAACCAGAAGTTTCAGATACTCGGCCTCCTCTACTGGGCGAGATACAGCCTAAACATAAAGGTCAAAAGACAAGAGAATTCGGAAATCAACCAACGAG CTCAAACTTGCCACTGCCTAGGACGAGGCGGCGTATGAGATTATACTGgacaagagaagaagaagaaaagttgaaG GAGCTTGTGAACAGTTTTCCAACCACTGGAAAGTACCGATGCTGgaagaaaattttggaaaatgGTCGCGATGTATTTCACAAGGATCGAACTCCGAATGATCTGAGAAATAAATGGGGAAAGATGCGGGTGAAAG GCAATGCTGAATTCTGA
- the LOC126603560 gene encoding uncharacterized protein LOC126603560 isoform X1, with amino-acid sequence MMMASRTPGTPRAKKEKIVVLVCLRPLSKREELAKEQVSWDCLGDNTIVYKPPPHERSAQSTSFTFDKVFGPGSTEAVYEEGVRNVALSSLMGINATIFAYGQSGSGKTYTMRRIMEKAVDDIYNHMIKTPEREFAIKISGLEIYNENVRDLLNTESVGNLKLLDDPEKGIVVEKLVEEAASSHQHLRSLIGICEAQREVGETALNENSSRSHQIIRLTIESTVRESLDCRTSFVASLNFVDLAGSERAPDTHADGVRLREGCHINLSLMTLTNVIRKLSAGKLSGHIPYRDSKLTRILQHSLGGNARTAIICTLSPALSHAEQSRNTLFFATQAKEVTNDASVNTVVSDKQLVKHLQKQVAKLEAELYTLYPLRERIQQMEMEMEDLRSERDLARSQADELRHKLEVQSLYPLELPHRSVDNYLSYTGVLPTSFYAKELGDCDTATNARTKHSIRHSATPPFMPRREVLKHEISSEQLSEEPSRALKLEVLYKSKLVIGGFSFQNLAFRCLEDLLRPQINSLLLSTQAKGESNMVVSDKKLVKRLQMEVLRRETEVPTVSREEDLRIQKVLKQLELPHPYVKKLIFCIGVLPATFYAEELGGGDRARNTMIRHSMRLSSFAPFTLNHEILRLEVLLVQLGEGPSRALEIVIQKEVLENHDRARNTMIRHPMRLSSFAPFMLNREILKLEVLLAQLGEGPSRALEIVLQKEVAWQGLENQDAGETFCNLQAEIKETHYTSSRPKEFEVGSLVPVNKNEIPRLHSQGSAIANLEEQFPKVQYFTDKLVSFPCIQLLALRFLEDLFRPREVTGDVLEQIKNEPVKHNIVPLLGCWQEDEAEVDGGFHLEPGTSNAASPDVSAVEYDHISEHVFHVQVEHPADRYEKKAISDEAKELMDCHRETSDSGAFRNGKIDVSVENRDFLGFLCSNGGQLLICNTSNCPFVFHQNFLDSDLICYKKGKYYCPICSYSLAYENRLGEIEEKLSRKAVAFDEVFSGCTDGCTVNEQMNARNENGYGCDCQFDDAQVHNQFVGVEDNEIKEGTEFEVEDENNGGNSVSCRGEGTNEIIRAGSGHPCVSELLELQQDEETAVEENSGENEEDEGGKRVFVEKEDEIENAELMQPESMELPSNTIVLSDTESPLVHKRREDNEIKEGMKFVEVEDENNDVDTVSCRDEGTNEVIRGDSEHPCVSELLELQQDEETAVEENSDKNEEDEGGKKVFAEKEDEIENAELMQPESMEVPLNTIVLSDTESPVVHKRREYNEIKEGMKFEVEDENNDSDSVSCRGEGTNEVIRGDSEHPCVSELLELQQDEETAVEENSDKNEEDEGGKRVFAEKENEIKNAELMQPESLEMPSNTIVLSDTESPVVHKNHEKAPKSFTIVLSDSSESDASDTWSPSMEPEVSDTRPPLLGEIQPKHKGQKTREFGNQPTSSNLPLPRTRRRMRLYWTREEEEKLKELVNSFPTTGKYRCWKKILENGRDVFHKDRTPNDLRNKWGKMRVKGNAEF; translated from the exons ATGATGATGGCTTCCAGAACTCCTGGAACGCCAAGAGCTAAGAAGGAGAAGATTGTTGTTTTAGTGTGTTTAAGGCCTCTAAGCAAAAGGGAGGAACTTGCAAAAGAACAAGTTTCGTGGGATTGCCTAGGCGATAACACCATTGTTTATAAACCCCCGCCTCACGAACGTTCCGCTCAATCCACCTCGTTTACTTTTG ATAAAGTTTTCGGTCCTGGTTCAACCGAAGCAGTATATGAGGAAGGAGTGAGAAATGTTGCCTTGTCTTCTCTGATGGGAATTAACG CAACTATATTTGCTTATGGACAAAGTGGCAGTGGCAAGACATACACAATGAGACGAATAATGGAAAAAGCTGTGGATGATATCTACAACCATATGATAAAG ACTCCAGAGAGAGAGTTTGCAATAAAAATTTCAGGACTTGAGATATACAATGAGAATGTCCGCGACTTGCTGAATACAGAATCTGTTGGTAATTTAAAGCTTTTAGATGATCCAGAG AAAGGAATCGTGGTTGAGAAATTGGTGGAGGAAGCTGCAAGCAGTCATCAGCATCTGAGAAGTTTAATCGGAATTTGCGAGG CTCAAAGAGAAGTTGGTGAAACTGCTCTAAATGAAAACAGTTCACGGTCTCATCAAATAATAAGGCTG ACAATTGAAAGTACAGTCCGTGAAAGTTTAGACTGCAGGACGTCTTTCGTTGCAAGCCTG AATTTTGTAGACCTAGCTGGAAGTGAAAGAGCTCCAGATACGCATGCAGACGGTGTTAGGCTAAGGGAAGGCTGCCATATTAACCTTAGTTTGATGACACTTACTAACGTTATCAGAAAGCTCAG TGCTGGAAAATTAAGTGGTCATATACCTTACCGAGACTCAAAGCTCACTCGCATATTGCAACATTCTCTTGGAGGAAACGCTCGCACTGCCATCATATGTACCTTGAGTCCAGCACTGAGCCACGCTGAACAATCTCGAAACACTCTCTTCTTTGCTACACAGGCAAAGGAGGTAACAAATGATGCCAGCGTGAACACG GTTGTATCAGACAAGCAGCTAGTCAAACACTTGCAAAAGCAAGTAGCTAAGCTGGAAGCAGAGCTGTACACCCTTTATCCATTGAGGGAAAGAATTCAGCAG ATGGAAATGGAAATGGAGGATTTGAGAAGCGAAAGAGATTTGGCTCGATCTCAGGCGGATGAGTTACGCCATAAACTTGAGGTTCAG AGTTTATATCCATTGGAATTACCTCATCGCTCTGTGGACAACTATCTCTCCTACACTGGTGTGCTACCAACATCATTTTATGCCAAGGAACTAGGAGATTGTGATACAGCAACAAATGCAAGGACCAAGCACTCCATTAGGCACTCGGCAACTCCTCCTTTCATGCCAAGACGTGAAGTTCTAAAACATGAAATCTCATCAGAGCAACTTTCGGAGGAACCAAGTCGAGCTCTAAAACTAGAAGTGCTTTACAAAAGCAAATTGGTGATTGGAGGATTTAGCTTTCAAAATTTAGCTTTCAGGTGCTTAGAGGATTTATTGCGTCCTCAAATAAACTCTCTCTTACTTTCCACACAGGCAAAGGGTGAATCTAACATG GTTGTTTCGGACAAGAAACTAGTTAAACGTTTGCAAATGGAAGTGCTCAGGCGGGAAACAGAGGTACCCACCGTGTCAAGGGAAGAAGATTTAAGAATTCAGAAG GTTTTAAAACAACTGGAATTACCGCATCCTTATGTAAAGAAACTTATCTTCTGCATCGGTGTGCTACCTGCAACATTTTATGCTGAGGAGCTAGGAGGCGGTGATAGGGCAAGAAATACAATGATCAGGCACTCCATGAGGCTCTCATCATTTGCTCCTTTTACGCTAAACCATGAAATTCTAAGACTTGAAGTCCTGCTGGTGCAACTTGGGGAGGGACCAAGTCGAGCATTGGAAATAGTAATACAGAAGGAGGTACTAGAAAACCATGATAGGGCAAGAAATACAATGATCAGGCACCCCATGAGGCTCTCATCATTTGCTCCTTTCATGCTAAACCGTGAAATTCTTAAACTTGAAGTCTTGCTGGCTCAACTTGGGGAGGGACCAAGTCGGGCTTTGGAAATAGTATTACAAAAGGAGGTAGCCTGGCAGGGACTAGAAAACCAAGATGCAGGTGAAACTTTTTGTAACCTGCAAGCAGAGATAAAAGAAACGCATTATACCAGTTCTCGGccaaaagaatttgaagtaggaAGTCTTGTTCCtgttaataaaaatgaaattcctAGACTTCACTCACAGGGCAGCGCCATTGcaaatcttgaagaacagtttcCAAAGGTGCAGTATTTTACAGACAAATTAGTATCTTTCCCTTGCATTCAATTGTTGGCCTTGAGGTTCTTGGAGGATTTATTTCGTCCTCGTGAGGTTACTGGTGATGTTTTGGAACAAATTAAGAACGAG CCTGTAAAACATAACATAGTTCCGTTGCTCGGATGTTGGCAAGAAGATGAAGCCGAAGTTGATGGTGGCTTTCATCTTGAACCAGGAACATCAAATGCTGCTTCTCCAGATGTATCTGCTGTAGAATATGACCATATCagtgaacatgtttttcatgttcaaGTAGAACATCCTGCAGATAGATATGAGAAGAAGGCTATTTCTGATGAAGCCAAAGAGCTCATGGATTGTCATAGGGAGACAAGTGACAGCGGTGCATTCCGTAATGGGAAGATTGATGTCTCCGTGGAAAATCGTGATTTCTTGGGCTTCCTATGTAGCAATGGTGGTCAGCTGCTGAtttgtaatacaagtaattgcCCTTTCGTATTTCATCAGAACTTCTTGGATTCTGACTTAATATGCTATAAGAAGGGTAAATATTACTGCCCCATCTGTTCATATTCTCTTGCTTATGAGAATAGGCTGGGTGAGAtagaagaaaagttgagcagaAAGGCAGTGGCTTTTGATGAAGTCTTCTCCGGCTGTACTGATGGTTGTACCGTTAATGAACAAATGAATGCGCGAAATGAAAATGGTTATGGTTGTGACTGTCAATTTGACGATGCTCAAGTTCATAACCAATTTGTCGGAGTGGAAGACAATGAGATCAAAGAAGGGACGGAGTTTGAGGTTGAAGATGAGAACAATGGTGGCAACAGTGTCAGTTGTAGAGGTGAAGGCACCAATGAAATAATTAGAGCAGGTTCTGGACACCCATGCGTATCTGAACTGCTTGAGTTGCAACAGGATGAGGAAACTGCTGTCGAAGAAAATTCAGgcgaaaatgaagaagatgaaggtggGAAAAGGGTGTTTGTGGAGAAAGAAGACGAAATTGAGAATGCAGAACTTATGCAACCAGAATCAATGGAATTGCCCTCAAATACCATTGTTCTATCTGACACGGAGTCTCCTTTAGTGCATAAAAGAAGGGAAGACAATGAGATCAAGGAAGGGATGAAGTTTGTTGAGGTTGAAGATGAGAACAATGATGTTGACACTGTCAGTTGTAGAGATGAAGGCACCAATGAAGTAATTAGAGGAGATTCGGAACACCCGTGCGTATCTGAACTGCTTGAGTTGCAACAGGATGAGGAAACTGCTGTCGAAGAAAATTCAgacaaaaatgaagaagatgaaggtgggaaaaaggTGTTTGCGGAGAAAGAAGACGAAATTGAGAATGCAGAACTTATGCAACCAGAATCAATGGAAGTGCCCTTAAATACCATTGTTCTATCTGACACAGAGTCTCCTGTAGTGCATAAAAGAAGGGAATACAATGAGATCAAAGAAGGGATGAAGTTTGAGGTTGAAGATGAGAACAATGATAGTGACAGTGTCAGTTGTAGAGGTGAAGGCACCAATGAAGTAATTAGAGGAGATTCGGAACACCCGTGCGTATCTGAACTGCTTGAGTTGCAACAGGATGAGGAAACTGCTGTTGAAGAAAATTCAgacaaaaatgaagaagatgaaggtggGAAAAGGGTGTTTGCGGAGAAAGAAAACGAAATTAAGAATGCAGAACTTATGCAACCAGAATCTCTGGAAATGCCCTCAAATACCATTGTTCTATCTGACACAGAGTCTCCTGTAGTGCATAAAAACCACGAAAAAGCGCCAAAGAGTTTTACCATCGTTCTGTCTGATTCCTCGGAATCTGATGCTTCAGATACTTGGTCTCCTTCCATGGAACCAGAAGTTTCAGATACTCGGCCTCCTCTACTGGGCGAGATACAGCCTAAACATAAAGGTCAAAAGACAAGAGAATTCGGAAATCAACCAACGAG CTCAAACTTGCCACTGCCTAGGACGAGGCGGCGTATGAGATTATACTGgacaagagaagaagaagaaaagttgaaG GAGCTTGTGAACAGTTTTCCAACCACTGGAAAGTACCGATGCTGgaagaaaattttggaaaatgGTCGCGATGTATTTCACAAGGATCGAACTCCGAATGATCTGAGAAATAAATGGGGAAAGATGCGGGTGAAAG GCAATGCTGAATTCTGA